In one Culex quinquefasciatus strain JHB chromosome 2, VPISU_Cqui_1.0_pri_paternal, whole genome shotgun sequence genomic region, the following are encoded:
- the LOC119767309 gene encoding zinc finger protein 343-like — MCVRHIWRHNLQKPEFFVCGTCQKQFNKRSNLVRHEAMHEREKAEPPKPKKPPKFHCDKCQRPFWKRHNLNRHQLVHDKEEANSKGQTIEAYLKS, encoded by the exons ATGTGCGTGCGGCACATCTGGAGGCACAATTTGCAGAAGCCGGAGTTTTTTGTGTGTGGGACGTGTCAGAAG CAATTCAATAAGAGGTCCAATCTGGTGCGGCACGAAGCAATGCACGAGAGAGAAAAAGCGGAACCTCCGAAGCCGAAGAAACCGCCCAAATTTCATTGTGATAAATGTCAAAGG CCATTCTGGAAAAGACACAATCTCAACAGACACCAGTTGGTGCACGATAAGGAGGAGGCCAATTCGAAAGGGCAAACAATTGAAGCATATTTGAAATCTTGA
- the LOC119767308 gene encoding uncharacterized protein LOC119767308, which yields MSNTQKSENSKEKPEGSSFSYETVVKEELIIEHEDGPFGEPDSPEPDNSSEETAKIDRRRKFETLRCEDCDKTFTNNFTFYTHTLRHRNLKACKYFCEYCKQPFISGFALKKT from the exons ATGTCGAACACACAAAAGTCAGAAAACTCGAAGGAGAAACCCGAAGGCTCGTCGTTCTCCTACGAAACCGTTGTAAAGGAAGAGCTGATCATCGAGCACGAGGATGGACCGTTCGGCGAACCGGATTCACCGGAGCCGGACAATTCCAGCGAGGAAACTGCAAAGATTGATAGACGACGAAAGTTTGAAACCTTGCGCTGTGAAGATTGCGACAAAACTTTTACAAACAATTTCACGTTTTACACGCACACCCTGAGGCATAGGAATCTCAAGGCTTGCAAATATTTCTGTGAATATTGCAAACAG CCTTTTATATCGGGatttgcgcttaaaaaaacatgA